A single region of the Arthrobacter sp. zg-Y20 genome encodes:
- a CDS encoding helix-turn-helix transcriptional regulator gives MGEDNLGAFLRARRNAADAALYPFARHTRRRVPGLRREEVAELAGLSTDYYLRLEQGREKNPSGQVLTALSAALQLTRHQDERLHLLAGRSPQRVASPRAVDPSLAHLLETSTDSAAFILDSLLNITQLNPLAEALFSGFADKGNFARNVFLDPAGRHFFADWNRAAESCVGALRTTMDFHPDRQERDALLAELRTDSEFDRLWQLFSIEPKTREGKVLHHEQAGTIAVTFYTFQVAEAPGQQLVVYEAEADGSSEQRMKSLLATRS, from the coding sequence ATGGGGGAAGACAATCTGGGGGCGTTCCTGCGGGCCCGCCGCAACGCTGCGGACGCAGCGTTGTATCCGTTTGCCAGGCACACCCGGCGCCGGGTGCCCGGGCTTCGGCGCGAAGAAGTTGCCGAACTGGCCGGGCTGAGCACCGACTACTACCTGCGCCTGGAGCAGGGCCGCGAGAAGAACCCGTCCGGGCAGGTTCTCACCGCCCTGTCGGCGGCACTGCAGCTGACCCGGCACCAGGACGAGCGCCTGCACCTGCTCGCCGGGCGCTCGCCGCAGCGGGTTGCGTCCCCTCGGGCGGTGGATCCCTCGCTGGCACACCTGCTGGAAACGTCCACGGATTCGGCCGCTTTCATCCTGGATTCGCTGCTGAACATCACGCAGCTCAACCCGTTGGCGGAGGCGCTCTTCAGCGGCTTTGCGGACAAGGGGAACTTTGCCCGGAACGTGTTCCTGGACCCGGCGGGCCGGCACTTCTTCGCCGACTGGAACCGCGCGGCCGAATCCTGCGTGGGCGCGCTGCGCACCACCATGGATTTCCACCCCGATCGGCAGGAACGGGATGCGCTGCTCGCCGAGCTGCGGACCGACTCGGAGTTCGACCGGCTCTGGCAGTTGTTTTCGATCGAGCCGAAAACACGCGAGGGCAAGGTCCTGCACCACGAGCAGGCCGGGACCATAGCGGTGACCTTCTATACCTTCCAGGTGGCAGAAGCACCGGGACAGCAACTGGTGGTGTACGAGGCCGAGGCCGACGGTTCCAGCGAGCAGCGGATGAAATCACTGCTAGCTACGCGGTCTTGA
- a CDS encoding VOC family protein — MTTTNTPNSSTPNTGTTGKTPAGVTGTHTTNGIPHGATSLTPFLAVPDARAAIDFYRDVFGARPVDITEMGGVVVHADLDFGTGRLQLGEPNAQFGLVPMPSGDEDCYSMGLYCANADETVARAEAAGATIREPLSTFVSGDRFASIRDPFGVRWSVMSRVEDLSEEESARRVAEWAAEQSG; from the coding sequence ATGACTACAACAAACACACCGAATTCAAGCACACCGAACACCGGAACAACCGGCAAGACCCCAGCCGGCGTCACCGGAACCCACACCACCAACGGCATACCGCACGGTGCCACCAGCCTGACCCCGTTCCTGGCCGTACCGGATGCCCGGGCCGCCATCGATTTCTACCGGGACGTCTTCGGCGCCCGGCCCGTCGACATCACCGAGATGGGCGGGGTGGTGGTGCATGCGGACCTGGACTTCGGCACCGGGCGGCTCCAGCTGGGCGAACCGAACGCGCAGTTCGGGCTGGTCCCGATGCCGTCCGGCGACGAGGACTGTTACTCCATGGGCCTCTACTGCGCCAACGCCGATGAGACCGTAGCCCGGGCTGAAGCCGCCGGCGCGACCATCCGGGAGCCGCTGAGCACCTTCGTCTCGGGAGACCGGTTCGCCAGTATCCGCGACCCGTTCGGGGTGCGCTGGTCCGTGATGAGCCGGGTGGAAGACCTGTCCGAGGAGGAAAGCGCCCGCCGGGTCGCGGAATGGGCGGCAGAGCAGTCCGGCTAG